In Nostoc sphaeroides, the genomic window CAATCTTGACGCCTGTTCCTCCCTAACGCTGCGCTATCGCGGACTCGCTCATAGCGTTGCCATGCCGTACCACTTCCAATACGGTTCGGTTAAGGCAAGAGACGCGATAAATCGCCGTCTTTACAATAATCAGTCCTTTGTCTTGACGGCGATTTATCGCGTCTTTACGATTAGCGGCGTGTCATCAAAAAACCTTATCCGAACCGTAGTACCACTTCAATTAAAGATACAAATTGGACTTATCGATTGCATAGCTCATATTTTTATCTCTTTTGAGGCACTAATACAGGCAGTTGACGGGCACCGGCTACGGATTTGGCGTGTTGTCCAACAGTCAAAACATTAAACTGACTGGATATAAGTTCCAAACTTTTGTTCACTATTGCCAGCTTTTTGTAGGTGGGGAGACTCATTCCAGGGAAGAATGATAGCTCTGGCACATCTTCTTGACTTACAAAGTCTGTAGGATGGAATAGCAAAGAAGGCTGGACATGTGTAAGTTTACACAGCCACAGGGCAATTCGCAGGTAGAGTAACGCCACTTCCGAAGAAAATGTACTCAGATACATTATGTAACTAAAGTGAATTGGCACTTTGAAAATTGGCATGGTGGTAACAGGAATTTCAGTGAGTCTATCCTTACCCATCTGCCACTGGTAAGGTTTCAGGGGCTGCAAACCCTCTTTAAAACCACCAAACAGGGCTTCGCGTTTCTTGCGTTCTTCCTTGCTCAGTTTACAAGTCATCAAATAATATGCTCGGGCGATGGGCCCCAAAAATGTGGGAAAAGTCGAAGCATCATATTCATATCCCCGTCGTGCTAAGACTTTCAATACCGCAGGAGAAAAACTGTATCCAGGCCCCCGGAAGCCGATAGGATGTTGATGAGTGACGCGCTTGATATGTTGTTCGGCCAAGGCCACCTCTTGTTCAATCTCATCCTCTGAATACAGATGTAGCCAAGGATCATGGTAGAATGAATGATTGCCAATTTCGTGACCAGCGATCGCGATCGCTTGTAATGCCTTGGTGTTCTTTTCCAGCGCTGCATCCTGACCGACAATGAAGACTGTGATTGTCAAATCCCATTGCTGAAAAATATCTAAGAAACGAGGCACTGCAATATCTAAGTAAGAGGGGAAAGTCTCCCAACCCGGAGCGCCCTGATTTTTTAGAAAAGACCAAACATTATCCAAGTCTAAGGAAAGACTCGCTATTGGTTTGTTTCCTTGTCTCTTGATTTTCATTATTTTTAAGCGTAAATATAATGTTAGATTTGGGCTTTATCAATCAAGTTTTGTACTTCGACTCAGCGCTCCTTTAATCTCGACTTGATCAGCCTTTCGGACAATTTTTTACCCTAACGCTCTTCTATTACTCTCGTTCAATAAAAATTCATAACCCTTGATTGTTAAGGCTTTGATAAATTTACGAGTAGGTTGGGTTGAGGAACGAAACCCAACACGAAAAATCCTTGGTTTTGTTGGGTTTTACTAAAGTTCAACCCAACCTACATTTTTTTTCTTTCATCAGAGTCATAAAAGAGCGCTAATATATAATTGCTGGTCATCAATATATCATAACCAAGACACATTTAAACGTATCAGTAAGTTTTAACGATGCCCTATATATAAAAGTAATTGATGATTTGGATGCTCATTTTATATCATCACTTCCAATAAAAAGCGATTATACAAAAAATTTTCTACACATCCTAGATATTGATTTGCTGC contains:
- a CDS encoding polysaccharide deacetylase family protein — translated: MKIKRQGNKPIASLSLDLDNVWSFLKNQGAPGWETFPSYLDIAVPRFLDIFQQWDLTITVFIVGQDAALEKNTKALQAIAIAGHEIGNHSFYHDPWLHLYSEDEIEQEVALAEQHIKRVTHQHPIGFRGPGYSFSPAVLKVLARRGYEYDASTFPTFLGPIARAYYLMTCKLSKEERKKREALFGGFKEGLQPLKPYQWQMGKDRLTEIPVTTMPIFKVPIHFSYIMYLSTFSSEVALLYLRIALWLCKLTHVQPSLLFHPTDFVSQEDVPELSFFPGMSLPTYKKLAIVNKSLELISSQFNVLTVGQHAKSVAGARQLPVLVPQKR